From one Chryseobacterium sp. 3008163 genomic stretch:
- a CDS encoding FAD-dependent monooxygenase has protein sequence MEHNKKVLVSGASFAGLTTAYWMNKMGYKVTVVEIGNHLKMGGTPVDIKDETVNIVKRMGIFEQIKAQRIGPEKWEFKNADDVSEKTVFLEKQPDNEFEIERDILLNMLFDLVKEDVNFIFNNSITSLNEKKDCIEVAFKDGSQSQFELVFGCDGIHSAVRRICFGEESEYARFLGQYFCVVIAKGSLVEAGTYHMYAEPNKGLALYAYNNKTDIIFTFRPEKEILYDYRDQEQMKQIVQEQIENMSWRATELKEELLNSESFYFDKFCQIKMSSWTKGRVALVGDAGYCASPAAGMGGSLAIIGATALADAFEKYNGNFELAFEGYNREFRPFTEEVQADAVEMLDKLLPATQEEIDLRNKNGFEF, from the coding sequence ATGGAACACAATAAAAAAGTATTGGTATCCGGTGCAAGCTTCGCAGGACTTACAACTGCCTATTGGATGAACAAAATGGGTTATAAAGTAACTGTAGTAGAAATTGGGAATCATCTTAAAATGGGAGGAACACCTGTGGATATTAAAGATGAAACTGTGAATATTGTAAAACGGATGGGAATTTTTGAACAGATAAAAGCCCAAAGGATAGGTCCTGAAAAATGGGAATTCAAAAATGCTGATGATGTGAGTGAAAAAACTGTTTTTTTAGAAAAGCAGCCAGACAATGAGTTTGAAATTGAAAGAGATATTCTGCTCAACATGCTTTTTGACCTTGTAAAAGAAGACGTCAATTTTATCTTTAATAACAGCATCACTTCTTTAAATGAGAAAAAAGATTGCATAGAAGTTGCTTTCAAAGATGGTTCTCAAAGTCAATTTGAACTGGTGTTTGGCTGTGACGGAATCCATTCTGCGGTGCGGAGAATCTGCTTTGGAGAAGAATCAGAATATGCTCGTTTTCTGGGACAATATTTTTGTGTTGTGATCGCTAAAGGATCGTTGGTGGAAGCAGGCACTTATCATATGTACGCAGAACCGAACAAAGGTCTTGCGCTCTATGCTTATAACAACAAAACAGACATCATTTTTACCTTCCGTCCGGAAAAGGAAATCCTTTATGATTACCGTGATCAGGAGCAAATGAAACAGATTGTTCAAGAGCAAATAGAAAATATGAGCTGGAGAGCAACTGAGTTAAAAGAAGAATTACTCAATTCCGAATCTTTTTACTTTGATAAATTCTGTCAGATCAAAATGTCCTCGTGGACGAAAGGTCGTGTTGCATTGGTTGGTGATGCAGGCTATTGTGCTTCACCCGCAGCAGGAATGGGAGGTTCGCTAGCTATCATTGGAGCGACAGCTTTGGCGGACGCCTTTGAAAAATACAATGGTAATTTTGAACTGGCTTTTGAAGGATACAATAGAGAGTTTAGACCTTTCACAGAAGAAGTTCAGGCTGACGCAGTAGAAATGCTGGACAAACTTTTACCGGCAACGCAGGAGGAAATAGACTTGAGAAATAAAAATGGTTTTGAATTTTAA
- the mobA gene encoding conjugal transfer protein MobA codes for MNEHNGKPQKKTGRRPKADPAKIRYTISFNEVEHSRFLELFDESGMKIKAHFITSCIFEKTIKTVKVDKGTTDFYMRLTSFHSQFRAVGVNYNQIVKILYHNFSEKKAAALLYKLEKNTVEMVDVFKKVMQLTEEFDQKHLKNSE; via the coding sequence ATGAATGAACATAATGGCAAACCACAGAAAAAGACGGGACGCCGTCCGAAGGCCGATCCTGCCAAGATCCGATATACGATCTCATTCAATGAGGTGGAACATTCCCGCTTTCTTGAACTTTTTGACGAGTCAGGAATGAAAATAAAAGCCCATTTTATTACGTCCTGTATTTTCGAAAAGACGATCAAAACGGTGAAGGTGGACAAAGGAACGACCGATTTTTATATGCGGTTGACCTCATTTCACAGCCAGTTTCGGGCTGTCGGGGTGAACTATAATCAGATCGTGAAGATCCTATACCATAATTTTTCTGAGAAAAAAGCAGCGGCTTTGCTCTATAAATTGGAAAAGAATACTGTTGAAATGGTGGACGTCTTCAAAAAAGTGATGCAGTTGACGGAAGAATTTGATCAAAAACATTTGAAAAATTCAGAATGA
- a CDS encoding DUF3781 domain-containing protein, which yields MNKTEILNNICYTELVYGRINKKLKSNFSKSEIEIMLFNLIQETDKKSFQKVGKNFYLTNVDKNIRITVNSNTFRIITVDRVVK from the coding sequence ATGAACAAAACTGAAATTTTAAATAACATTTGCTACACTGAGCTTGTTTACGGCAGAATAAACAAGAAACTTAAAAGTAATTTTTCAAAATCTGAAATTGAGATTATGCTTTTCAATTTAATTCAAGAAACAGATAAGAAATCTTTTCAAAAAGTTGGAAAAAACTTTTATTTAACCAATGTGGATAAGAATATTCGAATTACCGTTAACTCTAATACTTTCAGAATCATAACTGTTGATAGAGTTGTTAAATGA
- a CDS encoding DUF4134 domain-containing protein, protein MEKQRKKLLLLGLTFLAVTGAFAQGNGTAGINEATQMVTSYFEPATQLIYAIGAVVGLIGGVKVYNKFSSGDPDTSKTAASWFGACIFLIVAATILRSFFL, encoded by the coding sequence ATGGAAAAACAAAGAAAAAAATTATTGCTATTAGGTCTGACCTTTTTAGCAGTAACGGGTGCTTTTGCCCAAGGCAATGGTACCGCAGGAATCAATGAGGCGACCCAGATGGTGACCTCCTATTTCGAGCCTGCAACCCAACTTATCTATGCGATCGGGGCGGTCGTGGGACTGATCGGTGGGGTCAAGGTCTACAACAAGTTCAGCAGCGGTGATCCCGACACCAGCAAGACCGCTGCCAGCTGGTTCGGGGCGTGTATCTTTCTGATCGTCGCAGCAACGATCCTTCGTTCATTCTTCCTTTAA
- a CDS encoding DUF3408 domain-containing protein: MSYAEQFLTHHTMTKRGDKSIYIRPEYHERLSRIIQIIADDQIPLYAYLDNVLAHHFETFEKEITDDFNNKYRPIF; the protein is encoded by the coding sequence ATCTCCTATGCTGAGCAGTTTCTGACCCATCATACGATGACCAAGCGTGGTGATAAAAGCATCTACATCCGTCCTGAATATCATGAACGTTTATCGCGTATCATCCAGATCATTGCCGACGACCAGATTCCTCTGTACGCTTATCTTGACAATGTGTTAGCGCATCACTTCGAAACGTTTGAAAAAGAGATCACTGATGATTTCAACAACAAATACCGTCCAATTTTTTAA
- a CDS encoding RteC domain-containing protein, with protein MVTKAIFRKITKLHDDLELKINEVYDDDDDIVKVAEKSLLLIDESIRKLKEMISTHDFENIAEEVYFFKKLKPQFISKFIYLSAILELESHKPNAGNKAMKKYYEAEQEKLKSFYMEHAEFYGYHRREATYLDHKVFIRNSYDLKMKLSSGFYNFDSSFTTSHDHLVARFIASQQMDKYLKKQLEKLSNNDNTKTLSPLVWSASKVGLIELIYALYQMRCFNGGNIELSEVIKFVEKSLDTDLGNFHKTIFEIRNRKQGPTKFLHLVCDHLDQHFKNSEGE; from the coding sequence ATGGTAACAAAAGCAATTTTTAGAAAGATCACAAAATTACATGACGATTTAGAGCTGAAGATCAATGAAGTATATGACGACGATGACGATATAGTGAAAGTCGCAGAGAAATCCTTACTGCTGATCGATGAATCCATCAGAAAGTTAAAAGAAATGATCTCAACGCACGATTTTGAGAATATCGCTGAAGAGGTTTACTTTTTCAAGAAACTAAAACCACAATTTATCTCAAAGTTTATCTATTTGTCTGCAATTTTAGAACTTGAATCCCATAAACCGAATGCAGGGAATAAGGCAATGAAAAAATACTACGAGGCAGAACAGGAAAAACTCAAAAGTTTTTACATGGAACATGCGGAATTTTATGGCTATCATCGAAGAGAGGCGACCTATCTCGACCATAAGGTCTTTATCAGAAATTCATACGACCTGAAAATGAAATTATCGTCAGGTTTCTACAATTTTGACAGCAGCTTTACCACTTCTCACGATCATCTGGTAGCGAGATTCATTGCCAGCCAGCAAATGGACAAATACCTGAAAAAGCAGCTCGAGAAATTAAGTAATAATGACAACACTAAAACCTTGTCACCCCTGGTATGGTCTGCCTCCAAGGTTGGTTTGATCGAACTCATCTATGCCCTTTATCAGATGCGTTGTTTCAATGGAGGTAATATCGAGCTCAGTGAGGTCATTAAATTTGTAGAAAAATCATTGGACACAGATTTAGGCAACTTCCACAAAACGATATTTGAGATCCGAAACCGAAAACAAGGTCCAACGAAGTTTTTGCATTTGGTCTGTGATCATCTTGATCAGCACTTCAAGAATTCAGAAGGAGAGTAA
- the traJ gene encoding conjugative transposon protein TraJ produces MEPTNLHEVLRSVYDEMMPLCADMAAVAKGVAGLGALFYVAIKVWQSLSRAEPIDLFPMLRPFAIGICIMFFSTLVLGSINGVLSPIVQGSHSMLEDQVLDLNDLQQKKDLLEREAMLRNPEMAYLISDEEFDKKLEALGWSPSDLVTMSGMYIEREMFDIKKQIRDGFREFLEILFQSAALVIDTVRTFFLIVLSILGPIAFAISVWDGFQTTLTQWLTRYISVYLWLPVADIFSAILAKIQSLIIERDIEMLSDPNFIPDTSNTVYIIYMIIGIIGYFTVPTVTGWVIQAGGAGNFMRNVNQTATKSGNMAGAAAGSATGNISGRLLK; encoded by the coding sequence ATGGAACCCACTAATTTACACGAAGTACTTCGTTCCGTCTATGATGAGATGATGCCGTTATGTGCAGACATGGCGGCTGTCGCAAAGGGCGTTGCCGGATTGGGCGCATTATTCTATGTGGCCATCAAGGTTTGGCAGTCGCTGAGCCGTGCCGAACCGATCGACCTGTTTCCGATGCTAAGACCTTTTGCCATCGGGATCTGCATTATGTTCTTCTCGACATTGGTGCTTGGGAGTATCAATGGGGTCTTAAGTCCGATCGTTCAGGGAAGCCATTCGATGCTGGAGGATCAGGTGTTGGATCTGAACGACCTGCAGCAGAAAAAAGATCTATTGGAACGTGAGGCTATGCTCAGGAATCCTGAGATGGCCTATCTGATCTCAGATGAAGAATTTGACAAAAAACTTGAAGCACTCGGATGGTCACCATCTGATCTGGTGACGATGTCCGGAATGTACATTGAAAGGGAGATGTTTGATATTAAGAAGCAGATCAGGGATGGGTTTCGTGAGTTTTTAGAAATTCTCTTTCAGTCAGCAGCTTTGGTCATTGACACCGTAAGAACTTTCTTTCTCATCGTACTTTCCATTTTGGGACCGATAGCTTTTGCCATTTCAGTATGGGATGGATTTCAGACTACGCTCACCCAATGGCTGACGAGATATATCAGTGTTTATCTATGGCTTCCGGTGGCTGACATCTTCAGTGCTATCCTGGCAAAGATCCAATCACTGATCATTGAAAGGGATATTGAGATGCTGAGCGACCCCAATTTCATTCCCGATACCTCCAATACCGTGTACATCATCTACATGATCATCGGGATCATCGGATATTTCACGGTTCCGACCGTCACCGGATGGGTCATTCAGGCAGGAGGCGCAGGAAACTTTATGCGCAATGTCAACCAGACCGCCACAAAATCGGGAAATATGGCAGGGGCAGCAGCAGGTTCGGCGACAGGTAATATTTCAGGCAGATTATTAAAATAA
- a CDS encoding ParA family protein gives METKKQPSIIAFSTQKGGVGKSTFTALMASILHYRLGYNVAVFDCDFPQYSLVQMRERDLKTVMQNEVLKKIAHKQFTSINKKAYPVFQSKTDTVLEELEGYVANSAISPDVIFLDLPGTVNTAGILSTLASVHYIFSPITADRVVLESTLSFTDVLTNVLMKKKQTEIKSIHLFWNQVDGREKTPLYNNYEKVIKDLGLQLMETSITDSKRFRKEGETFAKTVFRSTLLPADPKLMSLCRLDRFMNEFLGIVKL, from the coding sequence ATGGAAACAAAAAAACAACCATCAATTATCGCCTTCTCGACTCAAAAAGGAGGCGTAGGCAAAAGCACTTTCACAGCACTTATGGCCAGCATCCTTCATTACCGTCTGGGTTATAATGTCGCAGTGTTCGACTGTGACTTCCCGCAGTACAGTTTGGTACAGATGAGAGAAAGGGATCTGAAAACAGTGATGCAGAATGAGGTACTGAAAAAAATAGCCCATAAGCAGTTTACGAGCATCAACAAAAAAGCTTATCCTGTCTTTCAAAGCAAGACCGATACGGTTTTGGAAGAGCTTGAAGGGTATGTTGCCAATTCAGCAATATCTCCGGACGTTATTTTTCTGGATCTACCCGGAACGGTCAATACGGCTGGCATTTTGAGTACACTCGCCAGTGTACACTACATCTTTTCACCCATAACCGCGGATAGGGTTGTCCTGGAAAGCACCCTGAGTTTTACGGACGTACTCACCAATGTATTAATGAAGAAAAAGCAAACCGAGATCAAAAGTATTCATCTTTTTTGGAACCAAGTGGATGGCCGAGAAAAAACCCCCTTGTATAATAATTATGAAAAGGTCATCAAAGATCTTGGCCTTCAATTAATGGAAACCTCCATCACCGACAGCAAGAGATTCCGAAAAGAAGGCGAGACCTTTGCTAAAACCGTTTTTCGTTCCACCTTACTGCCGGCAGATCCTAAACTAATGTCATTATGCAGGCTGGATCGGTTTATGAATGAGTTTTTAGGTATTGTAAAATTATAA
- a CDS encoding TraG family conjugative transposon ATPase: protein MRNTSKAATLESKFPLLAIENDCIISKDADVTVCFKVRLPELFTVASAEYEAIHSAWFKAVKTLPDFTIVHKQDWFIKENYNPDLSKEDQSFLSKSFERHFNERPFLNHYCYLYITKTSKERMRMQSNFSSLCKGQLIPKEIRDKEVVSRFMESVDQFERIMNDSSFVHLERMTEDEISGTAGKSGLLEQYLTLSRESNPSLQDIKLGSEEMRIGNKRISMHTLSDTNDLPGTVSSHSRYEKLSTDRSDCLLSFASPVGLLLSCNHIYNQYLFIDHSDDNLRQFEKSARNMHSLARYSRANQINKEWIEKYLNEAHSYGLQSIRAHFNVMSWSDHPSELKQLKNDTGSALALMECKPRHNTTDTATLYWAGIPGNAGDFPSEESFYTFIEPALCFFTEETNYQDSPSPFGIKMADRLTGKPIHLDISDLPMKQGIITNRNKFILGPSGSGKSFFTNHMVRQYYEQGAHVLLVDTGNSYQGLCELIKGKTKGEDGVYFTYTEDNPIAFNPFYTDDGVFDIEKRESIKTLILTLWKRDDEPPRRSEEVALSNAVSGYIEQIKRSDQFPSFNGFYDYIKEDYQKVLEQKKVREKDFDIANFLNVLEPYYKGGEYDYLLNSEKQLDLLSKRFIVFEIDAIKDHKILFPIVTIIIMEVFINKMRRLKGIRKLILIEEAWKAIAKEGMAEYIKYLFKTVRKFLGEAIVVTQEVDDIIQSPIVKESIINNSDCKILLDQRKYMNKFDDIQAMLGLTDKEKSQVLSINMNNDPRRLYKEVWIGLGGTHSAVYATEVSTEEYLAYTTEETEKMEVMNLASELDGNVEHAIKRISLRRIRSNKDN from the coding sequence ATGAGAAATACCTCCAAAGCCGCAACGCTGGAGAGTAAATTTCCACTGCTTGCGATAGAAAACGATTGTATCATTTCAAAAGATGCGGATGTAACGGTCTGTTTCAAGGTCAGGCTTCCTGAATTGTTTACCGTGGCATCGGCTGAATATGAAGCGATCCACTCCGCATGGTTCAAGGCGGTCAAGACCCTGCCTGACTTTACAATTGTGCACAAACAGGATTGGTTTATCAAAGAAAACTATAACCCTGATCTGTCCAAGGAAGACCAGAGCTTTCTGTCAAAATCTTTTGAAAGACATTTCAACGAGAGACCTTTTCTCAATCACTACTGCTATTTGTACATCACGAAGACCAGTAAAGAAAGAATGCGGATGCAAAGTAACTTTTCTTCGCTGTGCAAAGGTCAACTGATCCCAAAGGAGATCAGGGATAAAGAAGTGGTCAGCAGGTTTATGGAATCCGTCGATCAGTTCGAAAGGATCATGAATGACAGTAGTTTTGTCCATTTGGAAAGAATGACCGAAGATGAGATCTCAGGAACCGCTGGGAAGTCAGGACTGTTGGAGCAGTATCTGACCCTGTCAAGAGAGTCGAATCCTTCATTGCAGGACATCAAACTTGGTTCAGAAGAAATGCGCATCGGCAACAAACGGATCAGTATGCATACGTTGTCCGATACCAATGATCTGCCCGGCACGGTCTCTTCTCACAGCCGTTATGAAAAACTGAGCACAGACAGGAGTGACTGCCTGCTGTCCTTTGCATCTCCGGTTGGACTTCTGCTGAGCTGCAACCATATCTACAACCAGTACCTTTTTATTGATCACAGCGATGACAACCTGCGACAATTTGAAAAGTCCGCCAGAAATATGCATTCATTGGCAAGGTACAGTAGGGCGAACCAGATCAATAAAGAATGGATCGAAAAGTATTTGAATGAAGCCCATTCTTACGGTCTGCAATCCATCCGTGCCCATTTCAATGTGATGTCGTGGTCAGATCATCCTTCAGAACTCAAACAGCTGAAGAATGACACCGGTAGTGCATTGGCATTGATGGAATGCAAGCCCAGACACAACACAACGGATACGGCAACTTTGTACTGGGCAGGAATTCCAGGAAATGCGGGTGACTTTCCAAGTGAGGAGAGCTTTTACACCTTTATCGAACCTGCCTTGTGTTTCTTTACGGAAGAGACCAACTATCAGGATTCACCTTCACCGTTCGGGATCAAGATGGCCGACCGACTGACAGGAAAGCCCATTCATCTGGATATCTCCGATCTCCCGATGAAACAGGGAATTATTACCAATCGTAATAAGTTTATCCTCGGACCTTCAGGAAGCGGTAAATCTTTTTTCACGAATCACATGGTCAGACAGTATTATGAGCAGGGTGCGCACGTCTTATTAGTTGATACCGGAAATTCTTACCAAGGATTATGCGAACTCATTAAAGGCAAGACAAAAGGGGAGGATGGCGTGTATTTTACGTATACCGAAGACAATCCGATTGCCTTCAATCCATTCTATACCGATGACGGCGTCTTTGACATTGAAAAGCGGGAAAGCATCAAAACCCTGATCCTCACTTTATGGAAGCGGGATGATGAGCCACCGAGGCGTTCAGAAGAGGTTGCCCTGTCCAATGCTGTAAGCGGTTATATTGAACAGATCAAACGCAGTGATCAATTTCCATCTTTCAATGGCTTTTATGACTATATCAAAGAAGACTATCAAAAAGTCCTTGAGCAGAAGAAGGTCAGGGAGAAGGATTTTGACATTGCCAATTTTCTCAATGTATTGGAACCATACTATAAAGGTGGAGAGTACGATTACCTTTTAAATTCGGAAAAGCAACTTGACCTGTTGTCCAAACGATTCATCGTTTTTGAGATCGATGCCATCAAAGACCACAAAATCCTTTTCCCGATTGTGACCATCATCATTATGGAGGTATTCATCAACAAGATGCGAAGACTCAAGGGCATCAGAAAACTGATCCTCATTGAGGAAGCATGGAAAGCCATCGCTAAAGAAGGGATGGCAGAGTACATCAAATACCTGTTCAAGACGGTTAGGAAGTTCTTAGGGGAAGCCATTGTGGTGACTCAGGAAGTGGACGATATCATCCAGTCACCGATCGTCAAGGAAAGCATCATCAACAATTCAGACTGTAAGATCCTTCTCGATCAGCGCAAGTATATGAACAAATTCGATGACATCCAGGCGATGCTTGGACTGACTGACAAAGAAAAGTCTCAGGTGCTTTCCATCAATATGAACAACGATCCGAGAAGATTGTACAAGGAAGTCTGGATCGGACTGGGCGGAACCCACTCTGCGGTGTATGCCACGGAAGTTTCGACAGAAGAGTATCTCGCTTACACCACCGAAGAGACAGAAAAAATGGAAGTCATGAATCTGGCTTCTGAACTTGACGGCAATGTAGAACATGCCATCAAGAGGATCTCTCTCAGGAGGATCAGATCGAACAAAGACAATTAA
- a CDS encoding DUF4133 domain-containing protein translates to MNTYHINKGIGRTVEFKGLKAQYLFIFAGGLLGLLICIMIMYIAGVNTYLCLTLGGASSGILIWQTFSLNAKYGEHGLMKLGSQKKHPQYIISRKGIYRYLKTNRQKNSA, encoded by the coding sequence ATGAATACCTATCATATCAACAAAGGCATCGGAAGAACGGTAGAGTTCAAAGGACTCAAAGCACAGTACCTGTTTATTTTTGCAGGTGGCCTGTTAGGGCTCTTGATCTGTATTATGATCATGTATATCGCGGGTGTCAATACCTATCTCTGCCTCACACTTGGCGGAGCCAGCAGCGGAATCCTGATCTGGCAGACTTTCTCATTGAACGCTAAATATGGGGAACACGGACTGATGAAATTGGGTTCTCAGAAAAAGCATCCCCAATACATCATCAGCAGAAAAGGCATCTACCGCTACCTTAAAACCAACCGTCAAAAAAATTCAGCATGA
- a CDS encoding AraC family transcriptional regulator: MRKNDQHIPVNTMTENSGQGISIDKISLDKPDFKHSHRDDGYTFHIIEKGVIHIEIDFQKYEIHAPSVVYMHPNQVHRILDFEKITVCSLSVKDENLNPDYLKLLEEIAPAKPLELTNETNSTLSDIFRLCYNFSIQKNNKLHYSLLKDSCNTLVAFLISQFLDQNKPESNFSRFEIVAKSFKLLLEKNYCNSKSPSGYADQLNISTSYLNECVKNTTGSSVSQHIKNRVVLEAKRMLYHSEKSIKEISFELGYDDHSYFSRLFTKAAGISALAFQNKNHE, encoded by the coding sequence ATGCGTAAAAACGATCAGCACATTCCTGTTAATACAATGACTGAAAACTCTGGTCAGGGTATTTCTATCGATAAAATAAGTCTGGATAAACCTGATTTTAAACATTCACACCGGGACGACGGATATACTTTTCATATCATCGAAAAAGGCGTTATTCATATTGAAATTGATTTTCAGAAGTATGAGATCCACGCACCATCCGTTGTATATATGCATCCAAATCAAGTACACCGTATTTTGGATTTTGAAAAAATTACCGTCTGCTCATTGTCTGTAAAAGATGAAAACCTGAATCCTGATTATCTTAAACTGCTGGAAGAGATTGCTCCTGCAAAGCCTTTGGAGCTTACTAATGAAACCAATTCAACACTCTCTGATATCTTTAGGCTTTGCTACAATTTTTCAATTCAAAAAAATAATAAACTCCATTATTCTTTACTGAAAGACAGTTGCAATACGCTGGTTGCATTTCTGATCTCACAATTTCTGGATCAAAATAAACCGGAATCCAATTTTTCAAGGTTTGAGATCGTGGCAAAATCCTTCAAACTATTATTGGAAAAGAATTACTGTAATTCAAAAAGTCCGAGCGGGTATGCAGATCAATTGAATATTTCTACCTCTTATCTGAATGAGTGCGTTAAGAATACGACAGGTTCTTCAGTTTCTCAACATATCAAGAACAGAGTTGTGTTGGAAGCAAAAAGAATGCTTTATCACAGCGAAAAATCAATTAAAGAAATTTCGTTTGAATTGGGATACGATGATCATTCCTATTTTTCAAGACTCTTTACCAAAGCTGCAGGAATCTCTGCTTTAGCTTTCCAAAACAAAAACCACGAATAG
- a CDS encoding DUF4141 domain-containing protein: MKNLIIKTAMVAIFATATYAKAQFVVTDPANLASGILNSANEIVQTSSTVSNVVKNFNEVKKVYEQGKEYYDKLKAINNLVKDARKVQQTVLMVGDVSEIYVTNFSKMLNDPNFNAQELTAIANGYSALLTESTELLKELKEIITANGLSLNDKERMDVVDRVYKEVKEYHNLVRYYTNKNISVSYLRAKKQNNTKRVLDLYGTSNQKYW, encoded by the coding sequence ATGAAAAATCTGATCATTAAAACAGCAATGGTAGCCATTTTTGCTACCGCAACCTATGCAAAAGCACAATTCGTTGTGACCGATCCTGCGAATCTGGCATCGGGCATTCTGAACTCAGCCAATGAGATCGTGCAGACCTCATCAACCGTTTCCAACGTCGTCAAAAACTTCAACGAGGTCAAGAAGGTGTATGAACAGGGAAAAGAATATTACGACAAATTGAAAGCCATCAATAATCTGGTCAAAGATGCCCGAAAGGTTCAGCAGACCGTTCTGATGGTCGGAGACGTATCAGAGATCTACGTTACCAATTTCAGCAAGATGCTCAATGATCCCAACTTCAACGCGCAGGAACTGACAGCGATCGCGAACGGCTACTCAGCTTTGCTGACCGAAAGCACTGAACTGTTAAAGGAACTGAAGGAGATCATCACCGCCAATGGGCTTTCGCTGAATGACAAAGAGAGAATGGACGTGGTTGACCGGGTCTACAAAGAGGTGAAGGAATATCATAATCTGGTGCGTTACTATACCAACAAGAATATTTCTGTCAGCTACCTGAGAGCAAAGAAGCAGAACAATACCAAAAGGGTATTGGATCTTTACGGAACCTCAAACCAAAAATACTGGTAA
- the mobB gene encoding conjugal transfer protein MobB — protein MIAKIGRSSNLFGTLSYNNLKMEQDKGEILLINKIIETADGKYSVAQLAKSFEPYLLANRKTEKHTLHISLNPDPTDNVSDEQYREMAQLYLDEMGYGDQPFIVFKHTDIDRSHIHIVSVCVDEDGKKISDQFEKVRSMKVCRELEKKFSLISALKKQPAKNQMVFRPVNYMAGGIKSQMASVVRYLPSHYQFQSLGEYNALLSLFNITVDKVEGELQGQLRRGLLYFPLDNQGEKAGNPVKASLFGKNAGIDALEKHFTAGKNKSNDQLVKQNLRKAITEAHHSSTNEQAFKKKLKKIGIDTVVRKNDNGRIYGITFIDHHSKTVWNGSRLGKEYSANTFNNYWNNDVKPEIKGPVRQQSKISRSNDMKDLTTDQPCHFFDLLNIEKRDDGLIEAFGGLLPEAQGEDYEEQDFANKMNKKKKRRRQ, from the coding sequence ATGATCGCAAAAATTGGAAGAAGCAGTAATCTGTTTGGAACACTCTCCTACAACAATTTGAAAATGGAACAGGATAAGGGAGAGATCCTGTTGATCAACAAAATAATTGAAACGGCTGATGGGAAATATTCTGTGGCTCAATTGGCAAAATCATTTGAACCTTATTTGTTGGCAAACCGGAAGACTGAAAAACACACCTTGCATATTTCTTTAAATCCTGATCCTACTGACAACGTCTCTGATGAACAATATCGAGAAATGGCCCAGCTTTATCTGGACGAAATGGGTTATGGCGATCAGCCATTCATTGTGTTCAAGCACACAGATATCGACAGAAGCCATATCCATATTGTTTCAGTTTGTGTAGATGAAGATGGAAAAAAGATCTCTGATCAATTTGAAAAGGTTCGTTCGATGAAAGTCTGCCGGGAGCTGGAGAAAAAATTTAGTTTAATATCAGCGCTTAAGAAACAACCTGCGAAAAACCAAATGGTATTTAGGCCGGTCAATTATATGGCTGGAGGTATTAAAAGCCAGATGGCCTCAGTGGTAAGATACCTTCCATCCCATTACCAATTTCAATCTTTAGGGGAATATAATGCGTTGCTGTCTCTCTTTAACATTACAGTGGACAAAGTGGAAGGAGAATTACAAGGTCAACTAAGAAGAGGATTGCTGTATTTTCCATTAGACAATCAGGGCGAAAAGGCAGGAAATCCTGTCAAGGCATCTTTGTTTGGAAAAAATGCAGGGATCGATGCTCTCGAAAAGCACTTCACTGCTGGTAAAAACAAAAGCAATGATCAATTGGTCAAACAAAATTTGAGAAAAGCGATCACTGAAGCGCATCATTCTTCTACAAATGAGCAGGCATTTAAAAAGAAATTAAAAAAAATAGGAATTGATACCGTTGTCCGGAAAAACGACAACGGCAGGATCTACGGTATCACTTTTATTGATCACCATTCAAAAACGGTTTGGAACGGGTCAAGATTGGGAAAGGAGTATTCTGCAAACACCTTCAATAATTATTGGAACAATGACGTCAAACCTGAAATTAAAGGACCTGTTCGACAGCAATCAAAAATATCTCGGTCAAATGACATGAAAGACTTAACTACTGACCAACCCTGTCATTTTTTCGATCTTTTGAATATTGAAAAGCGTGACGATGGTTTGATAGAAGCGTTTGGTGGTTTACTTCCGGAAGCACAGGGCGAAGATTATGAAGAACAGGATTTTGCGAATAAAATGAACAAAAAGAAGAAACGAAGAAGGCAATAG